One Oligoflexus sp. genomic window, CCACATGCAGGCCGATAGCAAGGTCGGACGGCAGGTTCTGTTTGATGCGTTCCAAACTCTTCCGAGCCTCTTCATCCTCCATATCGTTGATCACGCGGTCATAGCCATAATACGGATTGACGACCACATCACCGGCACCCATGTAGTTGAAAATGGGCTGCGTGGCATGCACCAGCTCCAGCGGACTTTCCAGTTTGCGTGCCAGAGCCGCCGCGCTCTGAATCAGCAGTTCCTCACGTTTATCCAAAGAAACACCCACTACTATCGCTTTGCGTCGCGGATTCCAAATAGCGTTGTTCATAACCCACCCCCTTGTCTGCAAATGGCCGTGATGGTTGCGGCCCCCCTAAGTGTGAAAAAGCAATTCCTGGGCCAACAAAAAGGCGAGCAAGGGTCAGGGCTTCCAGGAGCGAACGGGACAATTTGGTCGGGGGCTCTGCGTGATTTGCCACAGCTTTGGCGCTATGCCGCCTGGGATGGTTCGGGAACAGGGCGCTTGAAGAGGTCCAGCGGCAGACTCATAAAGAGTGCGAAGGGATAGCTTTCACGATCAGGTTCTGAGCGGAGGAGTTCAATTCGCAGGGTTCCCCCGGACTCATAGATGAACCGGGCAACTGCAGCCATACCGAGTCCTCGGCCCGAGATCTGGGTGACGTGCGGTGCCGTGCTGATGCCCAGGGAAAAGAGCTGTTCCGCGATCGCCTGTGGGTTCATGCCGCGTGCAGGCGGCAATAGGCCCTGGGCGACGGCCAGCTCGCGTATTTTCTGCAGACGCAGGCCCTGACCATCATCCTGAAGGCGGAAGACGAGATGATCGTCACTCTCTTCAATATGCAAAAGGATGGTGCCGGCTGCATTCTTGCCTTTTTTCAGGCGTTCCTCGGCCGTTTCTATACCGTGATCCATGGCATTGCGGATCAGGTGGAAGAAGATATGCCGCAGAATTTCATCCACGCGGCTGTCAACCAGCAGCAGAGGCGCTTTGAAATCAAGTATGGGCTTGGGCTTGTTCAGATCCCGGGCCAGCGAGTCGGCGTTGCGCAGGATCTCCTGCATCAGCTCAGGCAGGGTGGTGAACAGCTGGTTCTGCAGAGCCGTCCGCACGGGCTCCAGGACGGCATCGTGAATATCCTGGATGAAGGTATAGGCCCTGACGGCTTGCTGCGCGGACAGTACGATGCGGATCTGATTCTCGGCTGTCCGGCCGAGCTTTTCCACGGCCAGCTTTTGGTATTCGGCGATATAACGCACAAGAACGTGATGCTCGTCCAGAAGGTCCCGCAGGCTCACACCGTCCCCGGTCGCCTGCTCCAGCTGATGGATGCGGTCGGCAAGGCCACGGAATTGCAGAGTGCGGGCGGCGCCTTTCACTGTATGAAGATTCATCAAAATGATCTTGGTGAGTTCCCGCAGTGGAAGCTGCGCATCTTTTTGAGTGAGCAGTGTCACGTTTTGCTGCAGAAGTTCCTGTGAGCTTTTGATAAAGCGCTGGAATTCGCTCTCGCGGATATTGATGACCTCGGCCACCATATTCAGCTCTTCCGCTGAATGCCGGGCCTCCTGCTCCCATTTCCTCAGGTCGGTGACATCGCTGACGCTGACCAGGATCTTATCGACTTCATCCGCATCATTCACGATCGGATTCCAACCCAATTCAAAGTTCCGCACTTCCCCTTCCCGCGTATAGCGGATCATGCTGCGGGGGAAGGCTTCCTTGTTCAATTCAAAGTTCAGGACGGATTCTCCCAGGGTCGCCAGCACCACGCTCTGCACCTGATGCTGCTGGTCATCCGAGATATTGCTCTGGGCGAAAAGAAGCGGCAGCGCTTTCTGGTTTTCCAGCTGATCCAGTTCCAGAATATTCTTCAGATAGCTTGAATGATCCTTATGAATCAGCTGCTGCGGTCCATGGATGGCGAAGATCCCCAGCTCGATCGACTGCATGATCGAACGGATTTCGCGGGTCTGCTCTTCCACGCGGACTTCCAGAGTGGAAGCCAGTTGCCGGACTTCCGCTTCCGATGTTTCCGCCCGCTCGAAGGCATGCGAGAATCGCGCTGAAATCAGATAGGACTGGCAGAAGGTGAAAATGAAAACCCCGAGTCCGGCCAGCGGAACGTGAGTATAGTAACCGCGGAGCATGATCAGATCATGAAGGGCCATCGCGAAGAGGATCACGACGGAGGCGAAGAAGATGCCGATGCCATCGCGTTTCTGCCTGTAGGCGCGGAACATCACGACACAGGTATAGACGATCGCATAGAGGCCCACGAACTGATAGGTCTGGGTGCTTCCCACATAGGTGCGCACGTCAAGGATTGCGATGCTCACGAGGTAAACAAGGGAAATGCCGGTGATGCTGTAGACGACGCGCGAGGACATATCGTTGGGAAAGAGGGACTTCGTATAGAGCACGAACGATGTGAAGGCGAGGATCCAACTGAAGTTATAGACATAGACGCGGACGGAAAGATCAGTGGGAAGCAGGATGCCCCAGGTATCCGCCGTATCTCCCGCCAGAGTGTATAGACCCACGAAGAGGCAAAGGAGGCCATAGTAAAGAGTCGAGGTATCGCTGCGGCGCAGGAAGAAGAGACCGAAGTGATAGAAGCTCATCATGAAGACGGTGCCCACGATGAAAAATCCATAGGCCACGAGTCCCTGCAGATGGGCACGCACGCTTTCCTGAGTTCCCAGGTAAACGGGGGTTATCATCCCGCCGAAGAAAATATCGAAGTTCGCCACCTCGACCACGATGTCAAAGGCATTGCCGCGTGGTGTGAAGCTATAGTCCCATGAGCCACGCAATTTGCCGACGCTGGTTTCCGGGGTTTTTCCGAGTTTGCCGAACGTCGTGACGAGGCGCCCATCAATATAGATGCGGGCGCTGGAATAGATGCTTTCCATAAGGATGCGGAGTTCACGCGGCTGGTCGATGAGCACGCGGATGCGGTAGCTGGCATAACCATGGGCCGGGTAGGGGTGGGCGAAGTTCCAGCCCGCAGGAATTTCCATATAGGCCGGCGCTGCGGTGATGCCATCGGTCAGGATCCACTGTTCCCAGTAGAACTCGGTTTCGCCGCTGAGTTTCAGAAGAGGCGTCTCGTCAGGATTCCACGAGCGCAGATCCGCAACCCCTTTTTGCAAAGAGTAACCGTAACCCGTTCCCGAGAGAACGAGCAGCAGGATGCCCAGAGTTTGCAGAAGATGCGTAAGCAGACTCACTCCGATACCAGGACTTCGTTACCGGCATCGGATGATTTTCCTTGGAACTGAAGACCTTTAGTCCTGGACGACCGGAAAATTTTTCCCGGTCCACCCGCGGAATCCGCCCGTCATGGAAAGGACGCGCGTATAGCCCATCTTCTGGATGCTCTGCGCGGCCAGAATCGAGCGATATCCGCCGCCGCAGTAAAGAATGATCGGCGTTGAGAGATCGGGAATTTTCGTTTCAATATCCCGCTCAATCACGCCCTTGGATATATGCAGGGCCATCGGCAGATGACCGGCGTTCCATTCCGATTCTTCACGCACATCCACGAGCAGGAAATCCTTTTCTGGCTTCAATCGGTGAGCGACTTCATCCAGGGTGATTTCCCGAACATCCTTCTGGGCCTCGGCGACGATCTTAAGAAATCCCGGTGTATGGTCCAATGCACGACTCCATGAGCGTTTGAGCTAAGTCTGCTCGCATGTTCTCATAGGCCTTCCGACTTGTCAAAACACCAAAACGTTTTGCTCTCCCAACTTTGCATAGGAAATGAGCAGCTCTTGCGGATGCTACCTATCCTGCCTCAAGTCCGATTCTTTCTGTCCGTTAAGCTAGCGGGAGAATTGCCATGGAGTGTCTTCAATTTCCACCATGGCGAGTCTTGAGGAGGCCTCGATGCGACATTTATCGAAAAAGCAGGGTACCCTTTGGGTCAAGTGTCTGGCTCTGCCCCTGTCCTTGGGATGCTGGGGCGTGAGCGAAGCGCGAACCCTGACGCTGGAAGAGTATCTGAGCCAGGTACGCAGCAGCAATCAGTCCATGAAGAGTGCGCAGGCCAGCATCGAGGCAACCCGTCAGCGCGAAAATTCCAGTGACCTGATCACAACACCGCAGGCCTTCGGTCAGGTCGCGCATACCGTCGATGAGAAGCCGCCCAGCAGCTTTCTATCCGGCGATAAAATGGAAGCCACGTCCTATAGCTTCGGCGTCCAGAAAATCTGGAGCTTTGGTCTGCAATCGCAGATTAGTTATAACGTGAATCAGGTGGAGCTGGAGCGCGAGGATATTCCCACTGCGCTAGGCGTCGGAGGCAACGGGGCGCTCATTCCGAACCCTCTGGCGGCTTTGAATGATGAAAGCCTGAAGAAATTCGCGGAAGGCCGGACCCAGCTCGATCTGGTGCAGCCGCTCTGGAAGAACTGGCTCGGCCGTGAGTATGATCTGACCCGTGAAACGACTCAGGCCAAACTCTCGGCGCAAAGACAGGGTGAGCAGTACAAGATCAAAGCGATGCTGGCCCAGGCGGAATTCATCTACTGGCAGCTGGCGCTGGCTACCGATGCCGTGCGCACCCAGGAAGGGGCTTTGGTCCGCTTCCAAAAAATTCGGGATTGGGTGAAAAATCGCGTGAATATGTCGCTCGCGGACCGCGCGGACCTTCTGCAGGCGGAAGCCGGTCTGAAAGCGCGGCGCTTCGAATTGGAAATCACCGAGCGCGATCGCACCTCGTTGCAGCGCACCTTCAATTCCTTGCGCTCCGTTCCGGGTGACCGTCTGGATGCGGATGTCATGCCGATCAGCTCGCGCATGCTGAGTGATATGAGCATGGCCGCCGGTTCCATCAAGCGCCTGGATATCGAAGTGGCCCGATCCTTGGAAAAAGCCGCGGAATCCGAAGTCCAGCAGTGGCGTGAAAAATTCAAGCCGGATGTCTCCATCTTCGGCAGCTATGCGATGAACTCGCGGGATGACTCCCTTGGTACCGCGGCCTCGGATGCCTTCAAGTCCGATAAACCCACGATGATCATCGGCGTGAAGTTTTCCACGCCGCTCGACCGTGACCTTATCAATCGCGAACGCCAGGGCCTTGTGAAAGCCAGCGAATCCGCCCGACTGGACCGCGAGCAGAAGGAATTCAATGCCCGCCAGGAGTGGGAGGATCTGATGCGTCAGCTGAGTGATGCCCGTACCCGGCTGCAGCTGGCCAATGAAATCGAAAGCGCACAGAAACAAAAACTCGACTATGAGAAAAATCGTCTGGAACGCGGTCGCACCACGACCTATCAGATCCTGCTTTTTGAACAGGATTATGCCAGTGCCCAGTTGGGCACGATCAAGGCGAAAGCTGACATCCTGGGCATAATCGCGAAACTCAAGTCGTTCGGAGATGCCGCATGAATCTCGCCAGCCTTTCCATCAAACGCCCGGTTTTCATCACCTGCCTTGTGCTGGCGATGCTGGCTGCCGGCGCCATGTCCTTCGTGAAGCTCGGCGTGGATCTCTTCCCGAATGTGACCTTCCCCTTCGTATCAGTGTGGACGGTTTATCCGGGCGCCGGCCCCAAGGAAATCGAAACACTGGTTTCGAAGCTCCTGGAAGAGCAGATCGCCACCATTCCCGGTTTGAAGAGCGTGGGCTCGGTGAACCAGGAAGGCCTGAGCGTGGTCTCGGCGGAGTTCACGCTCGAAACGGATGTGAAATATGCGGAGCAGCAGGTCAAGGATAAGATTGCGATGGTGAGGCGCAACCTGCCGGATGGGGCCGAGGAGCCCCTGGTTCGCAGGATTGACCCTTCGGAACAGCCGGTCGCGATTATTGCTGTCCAGGCGAATCTGCCGCCTACCCAGCTCTTTGACCTTGCGGATCGCACGGTGCGTCCTCTCTTTGAACAGATTCCGCATGTGGGTCTGGTCGAAGTCCTCGGCGGCCGCAAGCGTGAAATTCACGTTCTGCTCGATCGCCAGAAGATGAAGGCCCGTGAACTTTCCGTGAATATGATAGCGCAGAGGCTCGGTGCCT contains:
- a CDS encoding 7TM diverse intracellular signaling domain-containing protein, which translates into the protein MSLLTHLLQTLGILLLVLSGTGYGYSLQKGVADLRSWNPDETPLLKLSGETEFYWEQWILTDGITAAPAYMEIPAGWNFAHPYPAHGYASYRIRVLIDQPRELRILMESIYSSARIYIDGRLVTTFGKLGKTPETSVGKLRGSWDYSFTPRGNAFDIVVEVANFDIFFGGMITPVYLGTQESVRAHLQGLVAYGFFIVGTVFMMSFYHFGLFFLRRSDTSTLYYGLLCLFVGLYTLAGDTADTWGILLPTDLSVRVYVYNFSWILAFTSFVLYTKSLFPNDMSSRVVYSITGISLVYLVSIAILDVRTYVGSTQTYQFVGLYAIVYTCVVMFRAYRQKRDGIGIFFASVVILFAMALHDLIMLRGYYTHVPLAGLGVFIFTFCQSYLISARFSHAFERAETSEAEVRQLASTLEVRVEEQTREIRSIMQSIELGIFAIHGPQQLIHKDHSSYLKNILELDQLENQKALPLLFAQSNISDDQQHQVQSVVLATLGESVLNFELNKEAFPRSMIRYTREGEVRNFELGWNPIVNDADEVDKILVSVSDVTDLRKWEQEARHSAEELNMVAEVINIRESEFQRFIKSSQELLQQNVTLLTQKDAQLPLRELTKIILMNLHTVKGAARTLQFRGLADRIHQLEQATGDGVSLRDLLDEHHVLVRYIAEYQKLAVEKLGRTAENQIRIVLSAQQAVRAYTFIQDIHDAVLEPVRTALQNQLFTTLPELMQEILRNADSLARDLNKPKPILDFKAPLLLVDSRVDEILRHIFFHLIRNAMDHGIETAEERLKKGKNAAGTILLHIEESDDHLVFRLQDDGQGLRLQKIRELAVAQGLLPPARGMNPQAIAEQLFSLGISTAPHVTQISGRGLGMAAVARFIYESGGTLRIELLRSEPDRESYPFALFMSLPLDLFKRPVPEPSQAA
- a CDS encoding universal stress protein — encoded protein: MNNAIWNPRRKAIVVGVSLDKREELLIQSAAALARKLESPLELVHATQPIFNYMGAGDVVVNPYYGYDRVINDMEDEEARKSLERIKQNLPSDLAIGLHV
- a CDS encoding rhodanese-like domain-containing protein; the protein is MDHTPGFLKIVAEAQKDVREITLDEVAHRLKPEKDFLLVDVREESEWNAGHLPMALHISKGVIERDIETKIPDLSTPIILYCGGGYRSILAAQSIQKMGYTRVLSMTGGFRGWTGKNFPVVQD
- a CDS encoding TolC family protein; protein product: MRHLSKKQGTLWVKCLALPLSLGCWGVSEARTLTLEEYLSQVRSSNQSMKSAQASIEATRQRENSSDLITTPQAFGQVAHTVDEKPPSSFLSGDKMEATSYSFGVQKIWSFGLQSQISYNVNQVELEREDIPTALGVGGNGALIPNPLAALNDESLKKFAEGRTQLDLVQPLWKNWLGREYDLTRETTQAKLSAQRQGEQYKIKAMLAQAEFIYWQLALATDAVRTQEGALVRFQKIRDWVKNRVNMSLADRADLLQAEAGLKARRFELEITERDRTSLQRTFNSLRSVPGDRLDADVMPISSRMLSDMSMAAGSIKRLDIEVARSLEKAAESEVQQWREKFKPDVSIFGSYAMNSRDDSLGTAASDAFKSDKPTMIIGVKFSTPLDRDLINRERQGLVKASESARLDREQKEFNARQEWEDLMRQLSDARTRLQLANEIESAQKQKLDYEKNRLERGRTTTYQILLFEQDYASAQLGTIKAKADILGIIAKLKSFGDAA